The sequence ACGTATATGCGCCTATGTACGTTCATACAAAAGCACAGGCATGCAAATGTGTAACCCCCCAACCCGGTGAGTGGTCTAATCCACAATCGCCCCGCCGCTCGCCCAAATGCATAAGATTGGAATGGGCGGGACCAACGAGCACCCAGAAAAAGGGGGGTGCTGGGAAAAGCGGATGGACCCCTTCATTACCTGGGGGTGGAGCCGCGCAAAGCGTAGACGCCGCTCGGGCTCCCTTCCGCAATCGGAAGTGGTCCTCGGTAGGCCCCGCCCACTGCTCTTAAACCAATCCGAGCGGCCGTTAATGCCGGCCGTTGGAGGAGGCTTACACGTCTATGATCCTAGAACCTTCCAGCCACCTCtctgtggtttgtttttgtttttttggggctACACCGCATTGTGGGAATCCGGAAGCGGAAAGAGGCGTTCCCATAGCAACCGAGAAAATAGAACCCTGGGAGCGGAAGGAGGAAAAATAAAttgacaaaaaaggaaaaaactgaaAAACTAAACCAAAAAAAGTGTTCTCCCCCTTCTCAAATCTTAAAATAAGAGCCTTTTTGGAAAAGGATGAACTCCCAAATATCAATGCAAGTACTGCAATGAATACAGAGGCTATCTCTTTTTTTAATCCCCAAATAACAGGTGCATAAACCTTGAGGCTATGCATGAGGCGGCTGGAGAAAGAAATCTAATAATAAAAGTAATGTTAACTggcagaagaaagaaaattattaCTACTATCagaagtaataggtgccttggtgcAATCCCCAAACAACTAGAGCAtcatttgaacaccatcggcattgacaaaattcaTGATCAGTCAAttgctttactcagaacagcttacatcctttatatattattaaacaacaatatctgcctatcccaggcctttgggaaggactcaatgggTAGATTAAAAATGCCAAGTATAATTATCTAGCTGACTATGCAATGAATTGAtaagaaacataaaaaaaaaagtttggttgAACACTGCAATATCTGGAGAAAGCAGAAAAGAAGAACTGGAGATAATCAACAAacgaagacctgcaaatagaagtagaatgactgtggcaaaaaaaaacaatgacAGGACCAGTATCTCAAAATATTTGGGGTACCATCTgaacatcattggcattgacaaaatcctcatcagtcaattgcaaaaggcagtcttACCTGGAAAAGCTTACATCCTTTGATAATACCTTTAACAGCCCCGCACATCCACATTTGCCTATCTCGAGTCCTTGGGTAGGACTTGATAAGTGGAcaaaaaaatgtcaaatccagtcttaAACCTCTGGCTCACTGTGCCACAAGCCGTAACAATCCCTTATGCAAGAAGACTGCACGAACCGATCATAAACAAGGACATAACCCAGTTCTAAAACGATTAACTGGAACATTTCTAAATATGGATTGGTAGCAAACGAACAGGACCAAAGCAACCCAAATTTGAAATTATTCACTTTAATGAACAGGTGGTTTGTTATTTTAAAGTACAGGAATAAATTAAGCACTTCTGTTCCAGGACCTATGCAATCCGTCTCATTGTGCAGAACAAGACACTGAGGTGAACAGTTGTAGACGGAAGGACAGGCACAAAATGGAAGAATCTCACTGCACAATGGTCTACTATTTCATGTCTCAAGAGTTCAAAAGTAAATGCTCTTTCCCATGTTCTCACAACATCATTTCATAATCTTGGACCTAACTCTGTCAGCCTGTAGTACAAAATGACAGTCAGAAACTGACTAATGCCGTGCAGCAATGAAACCAATGACAGCTTATTCGTACAAATTATACTGCATGTAGAGTTtcttctcatcctatttgtagcTCCGCTACAAGTCCAAAGTAGCTGAATTTAAGTATTTCAACACCTCCGTGGCGATTCCGGGTATTTGCTCTTCAGCTCCTGCTTGAATTGTCGAAAAAGGAGCTTGTTGCGCTGATTTTCAGCATCCTTTTGTGCGTGGAACTCGCCCGCCACCTTGAATCCCTTGTGAACCAAAAAGGCATTGCTGAGCACTGCAAACCGGTAGCCGGCAATGTGGAGTTCGCAGGCCTGCCAGAAAAAATGAAGACGAGGTTAATGAATGTGTGTGTCGCTAGTATCACTACAGTCACCTTGTAAGGGAGATAGACAGCATAAAAACAGATATAGATGATTGATaccagtagatgatagatagatagatagatagatagatagatagatagatagatagatagatagatagatagatagatagatggatgtagaCGTAGAccgagatagatatagataaatagacagacagatgatagatgatagatatagatgatatagacagatgattgataaatagatagatagatgatagacagatgatagatatgatagacagatagatgatagatagatgatagacagatgatagatatgatagacagatagatgatagatagatgatagacagatgatagatagataaatagatagacagacagacagatgagagagagagagagagagagagagatggagggagggaggggagagtgggagggagagatggatgataggccTTACACACCAAACCAATAACAATAACCATACGATTTTGCCAGTTTTCTGATCTTTCCCCTGGCTTGGTTACCTGACTGATCCGGTTAAAGCCGTACTGCTTGAAACGTTCATCATACGGAGGCACTGAGGTAGCCCCCACATAGAAGGGCTCCCAAGGGTCTCGCCAGGCCACCTCGTAGGCCACACGCAGGGAGCCCCCCGCGGGAAGGTTCAACCAGTGGGAAAAGTTCGTGGGAGCTTGGCACCGGGGGCACAGCTCCTCATAAAACGGTCGGATCTCCCCCACTTGATACAGCTGCACCAGCTCCGCCTTGCTGGCCGGAATCCGGCGCGTGTGGCGGATCTCAAAGGCCGGCACCACAAACACCCACGGCGTCCCCTCGTCGCTGGTTTTAGGCAAGGCCAGGAAGTCTTCTCGCAGACCCTCGCTGGGCACCATATCCATGTCGACCACCAGCGCCCAGTGCCCACCGGCTGCCTCCCTGGCTACGTTGCGCAGCAAGTTGTTGGGATATGAAGCATTGGCAACGTCCATGGCATAGTTACGCCGGCCCGCCCCTAGCTGTGCCAGCTTGGCGAAAACATCGCCACAGGACTGGAGGCGGGCAAATTCCCCCTTATCCTGCTCCTGCTCAGGGAAGGAAGCCATCTGGTTGGCAGGACACACCAGATGCAGCCGAAGCCACTGCTGGAGAGGGGCACACAGGATGGCTAAGGCGTAGACCATCGCCGTGGCCTGGCGCACCTCGTCAGAGCCCGGCGCAAAGAGGGCCACCGAGACTGGCCCGTGCCAGCGCTCCACCAGCTGCTGAGCGTGATGCAGGTTGCCCAAGCTGGTGTGGGTGACCAGTACCACGTCCTGCCGGTCCTGTCCATCCCAAGAGGCCCGCAGCATGTCCCGGTAGACGCGGTACTGCCCACTGGCATCCAGGGTGCCTCCACTAGCCAGCACCGGCTTGAGCCTCTGCTTGTGCCCGTGGCTTGGCATGGCGTGGCGCGTCTGGAAAAGCTGGGCGTAGCGATACCGCTGTTCCTGTCCATGCCACCCGGAGAGCAGAGCCAAATAAAGCAATTGCAAGCCGGCCACCAGCCCCAGCGCCAGGATGAGCGCCTGGAAACAGGAGCAGGTCATGGGTGGGGGCGAAAAGGGGAAAGCAAGCAAGACCAAGCCTCAAGCTTGGCCCATTGGCTCTCCCCGTGGCGCCCTTTCCCTCCTTGCAAAACGGCGCGCGAGCAAACGTTGCACAATACTTCCCGGCGCCAGGCTGCAAAtcgaaagtggggagggggggagaaggaggcgtgtggggggggggcttgctcTCCAGGAGGCTCCCTCCAGCGCCCCCTGGTCAGCAGGAGGAAGCAGTGCAAAcacaaaaagccccccccccgcctccccaaAAAACCTCCAGCCCCTCTCGCCCCTTTTCGCTTTTTTGCAGCGCCCGCAGGCTCGCCGTTGCCTTTGGCGCGCGTGGGAGGGAGTGGGTGGTCTTTGCGCGCGTGGGAGGGAGTGGGTGGGCTTTCCTGACCGGGGTGGGAGGGGGGCTTGGGGGGGTTGCATTGGGGAGGGGAGGCGGGAGAGGGTTTCGCAACGGGAGGATTGCAAGGATCAAAAGCAGGAGCAATTCTCCCccgatatttttattttattttaattttgcaaaaGGGTCGTCCCGGtttgcaaagccagccagcaagcaagcaagcatagACTAGGTGCAGAAACAACCCTCTTCCGTGAGACGAGGTGGCCGAGTGGTTAAGGCGATGGACTGCTAATCCATTGTGCTCTGCACGCGTGGGTTcgaatcccaccctcgtcgctaCCGTTTTGGATGCTCCACCCTCTCCCCAAAAAGTGACTAATAATTCTGCTTTGCAACCCCAAGAAAAGGAGGTTTaaaagcaaagggggggggaaacgccCATCCTTCGCAAGGATCTTCCTCCAAGGGAAGGAATTTGATCTCTTTTGGGGTGCATTCCTGGCTCTCCACCCCAAGATGGATAgggagatgctgttttaggaggGGCTCTGCATTGTATAAATCCTCCAGCAGGCGCACTgggatctgcaaaaaaaaaaaacccacccacatCATCCCCAACAGGAAGTGGAGCCCTTTTACAAGCACCAGATGTGGAAAGCTGGAGTGGGGGTCTCGGCTGCTGCAGGACaaatccccccaccccaattccagaaaacttacagtagtggccaaaattgtggaaaccttttgggaaaagtgtatttttgaggattgatggctaataacaccacttttttgaagGGGTGTTTCAAgatcatcctattccactgctggaatggaaatgcctgggaatagcccagactttcacccaattgaaaatctagggagccgactaaagaaactggttagtcagaagcgacccagcaataaaaaaaccagttaatagaagccatccttcgaTCTTGGTTTTACGTTAGAACAGCTTCAGAACtaagatttggttcactccacgggaagacgttgtaaggccgtcatgctaaaggttactcaaTTGAGTATTAACTGACACGGGgatcatttttatatatctcgtttttttctacgtgtttcacttttcttctttattactgTTAACTGCTCctctaacagcaaatccttcataaaagtcgttgcattacattcttgattcaattatctttcatcGATGtatcattttatggtactactccaaaacaaaaagtggtgttattagctagttttagaaaatacacttttcccaaaaggttttccacAATTTTCACCACTGTTTGTTGGGAAAAGCCAGCAAAACGTGGGCGTTTTTGGTTCTGCAAATTTTCATAACTCGCTTGGATAACTTCCAATGCACCGGATTGCATAAACTCCAAATGCAGGATAATTCAGCGGTCAAATGTTGAACTGCCACTGAATTGCACTGTTAGGATCTTGAAAACTTCCATGGGACAatccagatagtccttgatttacaacgggTTGTTTAGGGACTATCCAAAgatacaacagccctgaaaaagtgacttgcactTAAGCCCTTGCACTTAAAGACCATCATGGCCTCCTCCAAGTATTTATGATTCGTTGCAGGtcatcatttgcaactttcctaACCGGTTTCGGGCAACCAGAGTCAACGGAGGGAAGCTAGATTCGCTTAGCCACCATGAGATTCACTTCACCTCGGGCGGAGATGGGCGGCAAAtcgatttcataaataaataaaaacaattgcaaaaaaaaaaaaggccatgaaattgaatgtgactcacttaacaaccgcctcacttagcaacggaagttCAGGTCGCAATTACAGttttaagtcgagggctacctgtattctttGACTTACGGCtgtaatttccattgctaagcaggatgaatagaatagaatagaacagaatagaatagaatagactagagaatagaattgaataaatagaattagaatagactgaatagtagaaaatagaatagaaaatagaataaaaaatagaatagagagaatagaataaataggagtagaaaatagaataaaatagaatagagaatagagagaatagaattagaatagaatgaagagtagaaaatagaatagaattctttatagaatagaattctttattggccaagtgtgattggacacacaaggaatttggtctttggtgcataagctcttagtATACATAAAAgctacaagtgataaatcatgatcgtaatcattataaaaatacattcattttaaatcataagatacaacacttagcgatAACCATAGGATAACTAAATAGATACCAGCACGTATTCCAATGCTGGTAGCGTCTTTAATCTCCTTAAAAGGAGATTTACAAGCCTTTACATGCCGAGAACACAGGTAAAGATTTCATCGAACTACATTCTTAATCTTCAAAACAAACCATCCATATCTTGTTGATCGGTCAGTTTCGGAGGAATCTTTTAAAGGCCTCGCAACTGGAGCAGGGaaattattttaaagcattttctttgctgggggaaaaaaaaacccctcccaatTGACGTACAAAGTTGAGGAAGACAATGATTCTATTCAGAAATCCACGGTTTACCACGACTTTTACATAACCCAGTTTTCCAAGTTTGCACAACATCCTGCTTGTGCTCGTGGCACACCTTGTTCTTTCTGCAATTTTTCAGCTGTACGGGAACTGGTTTCTGCGGGCTTTCTGAGAGACGCTGCCAACCACGAGACCAATTTCGACAAACCGTTCTCGTTTCGGGATGATCTCTTTAAATCTCTTTGCAATTGGAGAAGCTTCACCCTCATTTGTCTGGGGTGTTAATTTAATAAAAACAGAcaccttgtgtttttttttttaaaaaaatttattagcACGTTTCCCATCTCCGCTTGAAGCAACAAcaaaataacatatatatatatatatatatatatattttaaaaaatcgatATATTGTACACGCAAGGAAGATTTCCCTTTTGAAAACAACAG comes from Ahaetulla prasina isolate Xishuangbanna chromosome 17, ASM2864084v1, whole genome shotgun sequence and encodes:
- the B4GAT1 gene encoding beta-1,4-glucuronyltransferase 1 gives rise to the protein MTCSCFQALILALGLVAGLQLLYLALLSGWHGQEQRYRYAQLFQTRHAMPSHGHKQRLKPVLASGGTLDASGQYRVYRDMLRASWDGQDRQDVVLVTHTSLGNLHHAQQLVERWHGPVSVALFAPGSDEVRQATAMVYALAILCAPLQQWLRLHLVCPANQMASFPEQEQDKGEFARLQSCGDVFAKLAQLGAGRRNYAMDVANASYPNNLLRNVAREAAGGHWALVVDMDMVPSEGLREDFLALPKTSDEGTPWVFVVPAFEIRHTRRIPASKAELVQLYQVGEIRPFYEELCPRCQAPTNFSHWLNLPAGGSLRVAYEVAWRDPWEPFYVGATSVPPYDERFKQYGFNRISQACELHIAGYRFAVLSNAFLVHKGFKVAGEFHAQKDAENQRNKLLFRQFKQELKSKYPESPRRC